The following are encoded together in the Syngnathus typhle isolate RoL2023-S1 ecotype Sweden linkage group LG5, RoL_Styp_1.0, whole genome shotgun sequence genome:
- the mccc2 gene encoding methylcrotonoyl-CoA carboxylase beta chain, mitochondrial translates to MLLQTLKPLLFRCRSLPLACTRSYYGDKVARLASQPDKHSADYQENYERMQALVDELKSRTEKIKLGGGEKARKLHTSRGKLLPRERIDRLLDPGTPFLEFSQFAAYQLYGQEEVPAGGMITGIGRVSGVECVIVANDATVKGGTYYPVTVKKHLRAQEIAQQNHLPCIYLVDSGGANLPRQADVFPDRDHFGRIFYNQARLSSEGIAQIAVVMGSCTAGGAYVPAMADESIIVRKQGTIFLGGPPLVKAATGEQVSAEDLGGADLHCRKSGVTDHYALDDNHALHLARKAVRNLNYKKTIDVTTEPTEAPLYPADELYGIVGDNLKRNFDVREVIARIVDGSKLDEFKAFYGDTLVTGFSRIFGYPVGIIGNNGVLFSESAKKGTHFIELCCQRNVPLIFLQNITGFMVGREYEAGGIAKDGAKMVTAVACANVPKMTVIIGGSYGAGNYGMCGRAYSPRFLYMWPNSRISVMGGEQAATVLATITKDQRAREGKEFTAEQEAAMKEPIVRRFEEEGSPYYSSARLWDDGIIDPADTRLVLGLSLSAALNAPTKKTRFGVFRM, encoded by the exons ATGCTTCTTCAGACTCTTAAACCGCTGCTGTTCCGTTGCAGGAGTCTCCCGCTGGCGTGTACGCGATCGTATTACGGTGACAAAGTCGCCCGGCTCGCCTCTCAGCCTGATAAACACTCTGCCGACTATCAG GAGAATTATGAGCGGATGCAAGCTCTCGTTGATGAATTGAAAAGCCGGACAGAGAAGATCAAATTAG GTGGGGGAGAGAAAGCCAGAAAACTTCACACTTCCCGTGGTAAACTCTTACCCAGGGAACGCATCGACAGACTCCTGGATCCAGG GACTCCCTTTTTAGAGTTTTCCCAGTTTGCAGCGTACCAGTTGTATGGACAAGAGGAAGTGCCAGCAGGCGGGATGATCACTGGGATTGGACGAGTGTCTGG GGTAGAATGTGTCATCGTTGCCAATGATGCCACAGTCAAAGGTGGAACGTACTACCCCGTTACAGTCAAGAAGCATCTTCGTGCACAAGAAATCGCCCAGCAGAACCATTTGCCCTGCATCTACTTag TGGATTCGGGAGGCGCCAATCTTCCCCGACAGGCAGACGTCTTTCCCGACAGAGATCATTTTGGCCGTATTTTCTACAACCAGGCTCGGCTGTCGTCAGAGGGAATAGCGCAG ATTGCCGTGGTGATGGGCTCCTGCACGGCCGGCGGAGCGTACGTCCCGGCCATGGCGGATGAAAGCATCATCGTCCGAAAGCAAGGGACTATTTTCCTCGGCGGACCTCCACTT GTCAAAGCTGCTACTGGAGAGCAAGTTTCTGCCGAGGACCTCGGAGGGGCCGATCTTCACTGCAG GAAGTCCGGTGTGACGGACCATTACGCTTTGGACGACAACCACGCTCTTCATTTAGCGCGGAAGGCCGTACGAAACCTCAATTACAAGAAAACTATTGAC GTTACCACCGAACCCACCGAAGCTCCTCTTTACCCCGCGGACGAACTCTACGGCATCGTCGGGGACAATCTCAAACGCAACTTTGACGTCCGAGAG GTCATCGCCAGAATTGTCGACGGGAGTAAATTGGATGAATTCAAGGCGTTCTATGGAGACACGCTTGTGACAG GATTTTCCAGAATATTCGGTTACCCCGTCGGAATCATCGGCAACAACGGGGTGCTCTTTTCGGAATCTGCAAAAAAG GGCACGCATTTCATCGAGTTGTGTTGCCAGCGAAACGTTCCGCTTATTTTCCTGCAAAATATAACAG GTTTCATGGTGGGCAGAGAGTACGAAGCCGGCGGTATCGCCAAGGACGGCGCTAAGATGGTCACCGCTGTGGCCTGCGCTAATGTCCCCAAGATGACCGTCATCATCGGCGGCTCTTACGGGGCAGGCAACTACGGCATGTGCGGCCGGGCCTACAG CCCCCGTTTCCTCTACATGTGGCCAAATTCCAGGATCTCCGTCATGGGCGGGGAGCAGGCCGCCACCGTCCTGGCCACCATCACCAAGGACCAACGAGCCAGAGAGGGAAAAGAG TTCACCGCAGAGCAGGAAGCCGCCATGAAAGAGCCAATAGTGCGGCGATTTGAAGAAGAGGGAAGTCCCTACTACTCCAGCGCCAG ACTATGGGATGACGGAATTATCGATCCGGCTGACACTCGCCTGGTGCTGGGACTAAGTCTGAGTGCCGCACTTAACGCACCGACGAAGAAGACCCGTTTCGGAGTGTTCCGAATGTGA